Proteins encoded within one genomic window of Bradyrhizobium sp. 186:
- a CDS encoding cytochrome b/b6 domain-containing protein: MSTLTATDEQVSATPAKVVQPAWVRAMHWTNAVAMVLMILSGWQIYNASPLFGFSFPRDYTLGGWLGGGLLWHFAAMWLLMINGLAYLITGFATGRFRKKLLPITPSGVIHDVRAALTFKLGHDDLSVYNYVQRLLYAGIIVVGVLIVLSGLSMWKPVQLYYLVMLFGDYPTARYVHFFCMAAICAFIVVHVALALLVPKSLRAMIIGR; this comes from the coding sequence ATGTCGACCCTCACCGCAACCGACGAGCAGGTCAGCGCCACGCCAGCCAAGGTGGTCCAGCCGGCCTGGGTCCGGGCGATGCACTGGACCAACGCCGTCGCCATGGTCCTGATGATCCTGTCGGGCTGGCAGATCTACAACGCCTCGCCGCTGTTCGGCTTCAGCTTCCCGCGCGACTACACGCTTGGCGGCTGGCTCGGCGGCGGCCTGCTCTGGCATTTTGCCGCGATGTGGCTGCTGATGATCAACGGCCTTGCCTATCTCATCACCGGCTTTGCCACCGGCCGCTTTCGCAAAAAACTGCTGCCGATCACGCCGTCGGGCGTGATCCACGACGTCAGGGCGGCGCTGACCTTCAAGCTCGGCCATGACGACCTCAGCGTCTACAATTACGTGCAGCGCCTGCTCTATGCCGGCATCATCGTGGTCGGCGTGCTCATCGTGCTGTCGGGCCTGTCGATGTGGAAGCCGGTGCAGCTCTACTATCTGGTGATGCTGTTCGGCGATTATCCGACCGCGCGCTACGTCCATTTCTTCTGCATGGCCGCGATCTGCGCCTTCATCGTGGTCCACGTCGCGCTCGCGCTGCTGGTGCCGAAGAGCCTGCGCGCGATGATCATCGGTCGCTGA
- the sdhC gene encoding succinate dehydrogenase, cytochrome b556 subunit: MSARIERPLSPHMQVYRWTLTMALSIVHRATGIALYVGTLLLAWWLIAAASGPAAYGHVQAFTGSIIGRLIVFGYTWALMHHMLSGIRHFVWDLGYGFKANEREALTWGALIGGIVLTVLIWIVAYAIGGGR; this comes from the coding sequence ATGTCCGCACGGATCGAACGACCGCTTTCCCCGCACATGCAAGTCTACCGCTGGACGCTGACGATGGCCCTCTCCATCGTCCATCGCGCTACCGGTATTGCCCTTTATGTCGGAACCCTGCTGCTGGCCTGGTGGCTGATCGCGGCAGCCTCCGGCCCCGCCGCCTATGGCCACGTCCAGGCCTTCACCGGCAGCATCATCGGCCGGCTGATCGTGTTCGGCTACACTTGGGCGCTGATGCACCATATGCTGAGCGGCATCCGGCACTTCGTGTGGGACCTTGGCTATGGCTTCAAGGCCAATGAGCGCGAAGCCCTGACCTGGGGCGCGCTAATCGGTGGCATTGTGCTGACGGTGCTGATCTGGATCGTCGCCTACGCGATCGGAGGTGGACGATGA
- the sdhD gene encoding succinate dehydrogenase, hydrophobic membrane anchor protein encodes MSATDTPKRSMRTPLGRVRNLGAAHSGTSDFWRQRITGVAMVLLMIPVLVIIMMLLGRNQAGAAQILGSLPIAVILLLFIAASAWHMKIGMQVVIEDYVHNEKLKLVSIMLNNFFSVAVALASTYAILKLSSGV; translated from the coding sequence ATGAGCGCAACCGATACGCCGAAGCGCAGCATGCGCACCCCGCTCGGCCGCGTCCGCAATCTCGGCGCCGCCCATTCCGGCACGTCCGATTTCTGGCGCCAGCGCATCACCGGCGTCGCCATGGTGCTGCTGATGATTCCGGTGCTCGTGATCATCATGATGCTGCTCGGCCGTAACCAGGCCGGCGCCGCACAGATCCTCGGCTCGCTGCCGATCGCGGTGATCCTGCTGCTCTTCATCGCCGCCAGCGCCTGGCACATGAAGATCGGCATGCAGGTCGTGATCGAGGACTACGTCCATAACGAGAAGCTGAAGCTCGTCTCGATCATGCTCAACAATTTCTTCTCGGTCGCCGTGGCGCTCGCCTCGACCTACGCGATCCTGAAACTTTCATCCGGAGTCTAA
- a CDS encoding sulfite exporter TauE/SafE family protein encodes MIEGLNLQEAVELALLLVAVGALSGFLAGVFGIGGGAILVPVFYECFRIAGVPLEVRMPLCVGTSLAVIIPTSIRSFQAHYKRGAVDMAILRVWWLPILIGVIAGSVVARYAPERLFKIVFVCVAWSAAVRLIFARESWKLGDDLPKGPLMRIYGFCVGILSTLMGIGGGLFSNLLMTFYGRPIHQAVATSSALAVLISIPGALGYIYAGWPAAASYPSVVALQIPFALGYVSLIGAVLVMPMSLVTAPLGVRAAHAMSKRTLETAFGCYLFIVGSRFVMSLLGGH; translated from the coding sequence GTGATTGAAGGTCTGAATCTTCAAGAAGCCGTAGAGCTCGCGCTGTTGCTGGTCGCAGTCGGCGCGCTCTCCGGATTTTTGGCCGGCGTGTTCGGCATTGGCGGCGGTGCCATTCTGGTGCCGGTGTTCTACGAGTGCTTCCGCATTGCCGGCGTGCCGCTCGAGGTACGTATGCCGCTCTGCGTCGGCACCTCGCTCGCGGTGATCATCCCGACCTCGATCCGCTCGTTCCAGGCGCACTACAAGCGCGGCGCTGTCGACATGGCGATCCTGCGCGTCTGGTGGCTGCCGATCCTGATCGGCGTCATCGCCGGCAGCGTGGTCGCGCGCTACGCACCGGAGCGGTTGTTCAAGATCGTCTTCGTCTGCGTCGCCTGGTCCGCCGCGGTACGGCTGATCTTCGCGCGCGAGAGCTGGAAGCTCGGCGACGATCTGCCGAAGGGCCCCTTGATGCGCATCTACGGCTTCTGCGTCGGCATTTTGTCGACGCTAATGGGTATCGGCGGCGGGCTGTTCTCGAATCTGCTGATGACCTTCTACGGCCGGCCGATCCATCAGGCGGTGGCGACCTCATCCGCGCTCGCGGTGCTGATCTCGATTCCCGGCGCACTCGGTTACATCTATGCCGGCTGGCCCGCGGCGGCGAGCTATCCGAGCGTTGTAGCCCTGCAAATCCCGTTCGCACTCGGCTACGTCTCGCTGATCGGCGCCGTGCTGGTGATGCCGATGAGCCTCGTCACCGCGCCGCTCGGCGTCAGGGCTGCGCATGCAATGTCGAAGCGGACGCTGGAGACCGCGTTCGGCTGCTACCTATTCATCGTGGGCAGCCGGTTCGTGATGAGCCTGCTTGGCGGGCACTAA
- a CDS encoding SDR family oxidoreductase has product MTKNGKRVAWVTGGGSGIGEAGAEALAADGWTVVVSGRRKDALDTVVAKITRDGGAAEAIALDVSVAAEAQKAADQIVAKHGRIDLLVNNAGINVPKRSWKDLELEGWDKLVQVNLNGVLYCMRAVLPTMRKQQDGSIINVSSWAGRHVSKMPGPAYTTTKHAVLALTHSFNMDECVNGLRACCLMPGEVATPILKLRPVVPSEEEQTRMLQSEDLGRTIAFIASMPARVCINELLISPTHNRGFIQTPQSRD; this is encoded by the coding sequence ATGACCAAAAACGGGAAACGCGTGGCCTGGGTCACGGGCGGTGGCAGCGGGATCGGGGAGGCCGGCGCAGAGGCGCTCGCGGCCGACGGCTGGACCGTGGTGGTCTCCGGCCGGCGCAAGGATGCCCTGGATACCGTGGTCGCCAAGATCACCAGGGACGGGGGGGCGGCAGAGGCCATTGCGCTGGATGTGTCCGTCGCCGCCGAGGCCCAGAAGGCGGCCGATCAGATCGTCGCGAAGCACGGCCGTATCGACCTTCTCGTGAACAACGCCGGCATCAATGTCCCGAAGCGGAGCTGGAAGGACCTGGAACTGGAGGGCTGGGACAAGCTGGTCCAGGTCAACCTCAACGGCGTGCTCTACTGCATGCGTGCGGTGCTGCCGACGATGCGCAAGCAGCAGGATGGCTCGATCATCAACGTCTCATCCTGGGCCGGCCGCCACGTCTCGAAGATGCCGGGCCCGGCCTACACCACCACCAAACATGCGGTGCTGGCGCTGACCCATTCCTTCAACATGGACGAATGCGTCAACGGCCTGCGCGCCTGCTGCCTGATGCCGGGCGAGGTGGCGACGCCAATCCTGAAGCTCCGCCCGGTGGTGCCGAGCGAGGAAGAGCAGACCAGGATGCTGCAATCCGAAGATCTGGGCCGCACCATCGCGTTCATCGCGAGCATGCCGGCGCGGGTCTGCATCAACGAGCTGCTGATCAGCCCGACGCACAATCGCGGGTTCATTCAGACGCCGCAAAGTCGCGACTGA
- a CDS encoding malonyl-CoA synthase, with the protein MNQAADANLFSRLFDGLDDPKRLAIETHDGAHISYGDLIARAGQMANVLVARGVKPGDRVAVQVEKSVANIVLYLGTVRAGAVYLPLNTAYTLNELDYFIGDAEPSLVVCDPSKAKGLAALAAKVKAGVETLGPDGKGSLTEAADKASSEFATVPRASDDLAAILYTSGTTGRSKGAMLTHDNLASNSLSLVGFWRFTDNDVLIHALPIYHTHGLFVATNVTLFSRAAMIFLPKLDADLIIKLMARATVLMGVPTFYTRLLQNPALSRETTKHMRLFISGSAPLLAETHREWSARTGHAVLERYGMTETNMNTSNPYDGERVPGAVGFPLPGVSVRVTDPETGKELPREEIGMIEVKGPNVFKGYWRMPEKTKAEFRDDGFFITGDLGKVDAKGYVHILGRGKDLVISGGFNVYPKEIESEIDAMPGVIESAVIGVPHADFGEGVTAVLVCNKGAEISEASVLKALDGRLAKFKMPKRVFVVDELPRNTMGKVQKNVLRDTYKDLYAKK; encoded by the coding sequence ATGAACCAAGCTGCCGACGCCAACCTGTTTTCCCGCCTGTTCGACGGCCTGGACGATCCCAAGCGCCTCGCGATCGAGACCCATGACGGCGCCCACATCAGCTACGGCGACCTGATCGCGCGCGCCGGCCAGATGGCGAATGTGCTGGTCGCGCGCGGCGTGAAGCCCGGTGACCGCGTCGCGGTGCAGGTGGAAAAGTCCGTCGCCAATATCGTGCTCTACCTCGGAACCGTGCGGGCCGGCGCGGTCTACCTGCCGCTCAACACCGCCTATACACTGAACGAGCTCGATTACTTCATCGGTGACGCCGAGCCGTCGCTGGTGGTCTGCGATCCCTCCAAGGCAAAGGGCCTCGCCGCGCTCGCCGCAAAGGTGAAGGCCGGGGTCGAGACGCTCGGGCCGGACGGCAAGGGCTCGCTGACCGAGGCCGCCGACAAGGCGAGCAGCGAGTTCGCGACCGTGCCGCGCGCGAGCGACGATCTTGCCGCGATCCTCTACACGTCCGGCACGACGGGGCGCTCCAAGGGCGCGATGCTCACCCACGACAATCTCGCGTCGAATTCGCTGAGCCTGGTCGGCTTCTGGCGCTTCACGGACAACGACGTGCTGATCCACGCGCTGCCGATCTACCACACCCACGGCCTGTTCGTGGCCACCAACGTGACGCTGTTTTCGCGCGCCGCAATGATCTTCCTGCCGAAGCTCGATGCGGACCTGATCATCAAGCTGATGGCGCGAGCCACCGTGCTGATGGGCGTGCCGACCTTCTACACCCGCCTGCTGCAAAACCCGGCGCTGTCGCGCGAGACGACCAAGCACATGCGGCTGTTCATCTCGGGCTCAGCGCCGCTGCTCGCCGAAACTCACCGCGAATGGTCGGCGCGCACGGGTCATGCGGTGCTCGAGCGCTACGGCATGACCGAGACCAACATGAACACGTCGAATCCCTATGACGGCGAGCGCGTGCCCGGCGCGGTCGGCTTCCCGCTGCCCGGCGTGTCGGTGCGCGTCACGGACCCTGAGACGGGCAAGGAGCTGCCGCGCGAGGAGATCGGCATGATCGAGGTGAAGGGTCCGAACGTGTTCAAGGGCTATTGGCGCATGCCGGAGAAGACCAAGGCGGAATTCCGTGACGACGGCTTCTTCATCACCGGCGACCTCGGCAAGGTCGACGCCAAGGGCTACGTCCACATCCTCGGCCGCGGCAAGGATCTCGTCATCTCCGGCGGGTTCAACGTCTATCCGAAGGAAATCGAGAGTGAGATCGACGCGATGCCTGGTGTGATCGAGTCGGCCGTGATCGGCGTGCCGCATGCCGATTTCGGCGAGGGGGTCACGGCGGTGCTGGTCTGCAACAAGGGCGCTGAAATCAGCGAAGCCTCGGTGCTGAAAGCGCTCGACGGCCGGCTGGCAAAATTCAAGATGCCCAAGCGCGTCTTCGTCGTCGACGAGCTGCCGCGCAACACCATGGGCAAAGTGCAGAAGAACGTGCTGCGGGATACGTACAAGGATCTTTACGCGAAGAAATAG
- a CDS encoding DUF3658 domain-containing protein: MKREQAVRINDHLLDALAALDQARIAIAGLGKTERIELGDWLHDIVLDLEEEVLLPIYRQYPDLEPPRRDGELPTITSELTWDDVRLPSSVTEHQLDEIIFSLMEPYWRKTAMMVILVMNRCKELGLLISDEMIAARLKVLSDSDRIEGIGDIRMWRHSEVRLKDELIN, translated from the coding sequence ATGAAACGCGAGCAGGCCGTCAGGATCAACGATCATCTCCTTGATGCTTTGGCGGCACTTGATCAGGCCCGAATCGCCATCGCAGGTCTTGGCAAAACTGAGCGGATCGAGCTCGGAGACTGGCTTCACGACATCGTCCTCGATTTGGAGGAAGAGGTGCTCTTGCCAATTTACAGGCAGTATCCTGATCTCGAGCCTCCAAGGCGCGATGGGGAGCTACCTACAATTACCAGCGAGCTCACGTGGGATGACGTTCGTCTCCCGTCGTCGGTAACCGAACATCAGCTCGACGAGATCATTTTCTCGCTCATGGAGCCGTATTGGCGAAAGACCGCCATGATGGTGATTCTTGTGATGAACCGCTGCAAGGAACTTGGATTGCTGATCAGTGACGAAATGATCGCAGCGCGACTGAAGGTGCTCTCCGACTCCGATCGCATCGAGGGGATTGGCGACATCCGGATGTGGCGCCATAGCGAAGTGCGCTTGAAGGACGAGCTTATAAATTAG
- a CDS encoding fasciclin domain-containing protein — MSKRFAYLAAAAFSALAITATVVAPVRAEEKTVMVGGAAMFPSKNIVQNAVNSKDHTTLVAAVKAAGLVPTLESKGPFTVFAPTNAAFGKLPAGTVDTLVKPENKATLTKILTYHVVPGKLEASDLTEGKKLKTAEGEELTVKKMDGKTWIVDAKGGTSMVTISNVNQSNGVIHVVDTVLMPAT; from the coding sequence ATGTCGAAGCGCTTTGCCTATCTTGCCGCCGCAGCTTTCAGCGCCCTGGCCATCACCGCGACCGTCGTCGCGCCCGTTCGTGCCGAGGAGAAGACCGTCATGGTCGGCGGCGCCGCGATGTTTCCCTCGAAGAACATCGTCCAGAACGCCGTCAACTCGAAGGACCACACCACGCTGGTGGCAGCGGTGAAGGCGGCCGGTCTCGTGCCGACGCTGGAAAGCAAGGGCCCGTTCACGGTGTTCGCGCCGACCAACGCCGCCTTCGGCAAGCTGCCGGCCGGCACCGTCGATACCCTGGTCAAGCCTGAGAACAAGGCGACGCTGACCAAGATTCTCACCTACCATGTCGTGCCCGGCAAGCTCGAGGCCTCCGACCTCACCGAAGGCAAGAAGCTGAAGACTGCCGAAGGCGAGGAACTGACCGTCAAGAAGATGGACGGCAAGACCTGGATCGTCGACGCCAAGGGCGGCACCTCGATGGTAACGATCTCCAACGTCAACCAGTCCAACGGCGTGATCCATGTGGTCGACACCGTGCTGATGCCGGCGACGTAA